One window of the Vigna radiata var. radiata cultivar VC1973A chromosome 1, Vradiata_ver6, whole genome shotgun sequence genome contains the following:
- the LOC106757068 gene encoding miraculin-like: protein MTLVHMGTQIPSPAYINVNLTLLSYPSHKSYKKKKIKHRKMKMTVVALILVVALSTKALLGEAGAAAEQIVDTSGKKVRAGDYYYIVPASSDVAGLNLSTTGQDCPLDLVVVDGYQGLQFMFLPVNEKKGVIRVSTDLNILFATYTGCPDSTVWKLKDYDYSTSLWFVTTGGALGNPGPQTIQSWFKIEKYEDAYKMVYCPSVCNYCNYPCSDIGIYQDQYGKRLALTSEPYKVQFQKVQY from the coding sequence ATGACTTTGGTGCACATGGGTACACAGATTCCATCCCCGgcttatataaatgtaaatctCACCCTTCTTTCATATCCATCTCATAAGAgttacaagaagaaaaaaattaaacacagaaaaatgaagatgacAGTGGTAGCATTGATACTAGTGGTTGCCTTAAGCACAAAGGCATTACTTGGGGAAGCAGGTGCTGCAGCAGAGCAAATTGTGGACACATCAGGGAAGAAGGTGCGAGCTGGTgactattattatattgttcCAGCATCCTCTGATGTAGCTGGTCTTAATCTCTCAACCACAGGTCAAGATTGCCCTCTTGATCTTGTAGTTGTTGATGGTTACCAAGGCCTCCAATTTATGTTTCTACCTGTTAATGAAAAGAAAGGTGTGATTCGCGTTTCCACTGATCTCAACATTTTATTCGCCACCTACACAGGTTGTCCAGATTCCACTGTGTGGAAGCTTAAGGACTATGATTATTCAACATCACTGTGGTTTGTCACAACTGGTGGCGCTTTGGGCAATCCTGGCCCTCAAACCATCCAAAGTTGGTTCAAGATTGAGAAGTACGAGGATGCTTACAAGATGGTTTATTGTCCAAGTGTGTGCAATTATTGCAATTATCCATGCAGTGATATTGGAATATATCAGGACCAATATGGCAAGCGTTTGGCTCTAACTTCTGAGCCATACAAGGTGCAGTTCCAGAAGGTTCAATACTAA
- the LOC106757078 gene encoding UDP-glycosyltransferase 708D1-like, which produces MHVPEAAVHVAFLTSAGMGHLNPCLRLASVFLRHGCKVTLIIPKPTVTLAESNLISRLCSSFPHQVTQIDFNITPLDPTTVNTANDPFFLQYETIRRSVHLLSPILSSLSTSLSAFIVDVFLISPILPIVDKMFCPSYIHFTSSARMLSFLAYVSVLADSDPAAQPHPSTLVGDAIHIPGITLPIPRSSVPPPFLLEGINSFQRMIMEDGRNLKKHHGVFINSFEELEGEXLAALNEGKVVRGLPPVYGIGPLMTCEFENVDEGEKGCMSWILEWLNERAEGSVVYVSLGNRTETRREQIKDMALGLIECGYSFLWVVKLTRVDREEKEDLEDVVGSELMSKVREKGVVVKEFVEQTKILGHPAVGGFVTHGGWNSVTESIREGVNILIWPQGADQKFNAEVVRMSGVGILGEEWGWGTQKVVEGXEIAKRIKELMSNESLRVKAGEMKEAARKACGVGGSCELIIKRLTEXWKRKAQVN; this is translated from the coding sequence ATGCATGTTCCTGAAGCTGCAGTTCATGTGGCTTTCCTCACAAGTGCTGGTATGGGTCACCTCAACCCATGCCTCAGACTAGCCTCAGTGTTCCTCCGCCATGGTTGTAAAGTCACTCTCATCATTCCCAAGCCCACTGTCACTCTTGCTGAATCAAACCTCATCTCTCGCCTTTGTTCTTCTTTCCCTCACCAGGTAACTCAAATTGACTTCAACATCACCCCTTTGGATCCTACCACCGTTAACACCGCCAATGACCCTTTTTTCCTTCAGTATGAAACCATTCGTCGTTCGGTTCACCTTCTATCTCCAATCCTATCTTCTCTTTCAACTTCTCTCTCAGCTTTCATTGTCgatgttttcttaatttctcCTATACTCCCCATCGTTGACAAAATGTTTTGTCCCAGTTACATTCACTTCACCTCCTCAGCTAGAATGTTATCTTTCCTTGCATACGTTTCTGTTCTTGCTGATTCCGATCCAGCTGCACAACCACACCCGTCTACGTTAGTTGGTGATGCTATTCATATCCCGGGTATCACATTACCAATACCAAGATCCTCGGTCCCTCCCCCTTTTCTTCTTGAAGGTATCAACTCCTTTCAGAGAATGATCATGGAGGACGGTCGCAACCTCAAGAAGCACCATGGGGTTTTCATCAACTCGTTTGAGGAACTGGAAGGAGAGGNACTAGCAGCGTTGAATGAAGGAAAAGTGGTTAGAGGGCTGCCCCCGGTATATGGAATTGGTCCCTTGATGACGTGTGAGTTTGAGAATGTAGATGAAGGTGAAAAGGGTTGCATGAGTTGGATACTGGAGTGGCTTAATGAACGNGCTGAAGGGTCGGTGGTGTATGTTAGCTTGGGGAACAGAACTGAGACAAGGAGGGAGCAGATAAAAGACATGGCTTTGGGGTTAATAGAATGTGGGTATAGTTTCCTGTGGGTGGTTAAGTTGACGAGGGTTGACAGAGAAGAGAAGGAGGATTTGGAGGATGTGGTGGGGAGTGAGTTGATGAGTAAGGTGAGGGAGAAGGGTGTGGTTGTGAAGGAGTTTGTGGAGCAGACAAAGATTCTGGGGCACCCTGCAGTTGGAGGATTTGTGACTCATGGAGGTTGGAATTCGGTAACTGAGAGTATAAGGGAAGGAGTGAATATTCTGATATGGCCTCAGGGTGCGGATCAGAAGTTTAATGCAGAGGTGGTTAGGATGAGTGGGGTTGGGATTTTGGGTGAGGAATGGGGGTGGGGGACACAGAAGGTGGTGGAAGGGAANGAGATTGCTAAGAGAATCAAAGAGCTGATGAGCAATGAGTCTTTGAGGGTCAAAGCTGGAGAAATGAAGGAGGCNGCAAGGAAGGCTTGTGGTGTTGGTGGAAGTTGTGAGCTTATTATTAAGAGATTAACTGAGNAGTGGAAGAGGAAGGCTCAAGTCAACTGA